In Chitinophagaceae bacterium, the genomic window ATACTCCCAATCAATCAAATGCTGCTTTAATATTTTGGTACAACCATTACAAAAATAAATTGCTGGGTAAATACGGGTTCTACGATGCCTTTAGCGTAACCAATGATTGGTTTCCCCGGCGTTACCTTGCCATTGACCAGGGGCCGATTGTGGTAATGATGGAAAACTACCGCAGCAATTTATTATGGAACTTGTTTATGAGTTGCCCCGAAGTAAAGAAAGGTTTAATAAAACTGGGTTTTGAAAGCCCCTGGTTGAAAAAATAATATTTTTCGTTTAAACATGTAAAAATGAAAAAATTTTCGGCAATAATTATTTGTTTTGCATTTTTTAATGCTACTGCACAATTAAAAACTTATTGCAACCCGGTAAATATTGATTATGGCTATACGCCCATTCCCAATTTTGCACAATGGGGCAACCACCGTGCCACGGCCGACCCGGTAATTGTAAATTACAAAGGCGATTATTATTTGTTTAGTACAAACCAATGGGGTTATTGGTGGAGCAACGATATGCTCAACTGGGAATTTATTTCCCGAAGATTTTTACGACCATGGAACACGGGAACTTACGATGAGCTTTGTGCACCTGCTGTAGGCATTATTGGCGATACAATAATTGTAATGGGTTCTACCTACAAAAGCAATTTTAGTATTTGGATGAGCACCAATCCCAAAGCCAATGAATGGAAACCGCTGGTGGATAGTTTTGAAATTGGCGGCTGGGATCCTGCATTTTTTACCGATGACGATGGAAGATTGTATATGTATAATGGCAGCAGCAACCGATATCCAACTATGGGCATTGAACTCAATAGAAAAACCATGAAACCTATTGGTACACGTGCGCCCATGTATTTGCTGCAGAAGTGGCGCTATGGCTGGCAACGCTTTGGCGAGCACATGGACAATACATTTTTAGATCCCTTTATTGAAGGTGCGTGGATGACAAAGCATAATGGTAAATATTATTTTCAGTATGGAGCACCAGGTACCGAGTTCAGCGGTTATGCCGATGGCGTAGTGGTTTCCAGCGGACCAATAATGGATGGCAGCGAAACTACGCCACAATCTGACCCTTTGAGCATAAAGCTGGGTGGCTTTGCCCGTGGCGCCGGGCATGGCGCTACTTTTGCCGATAACTTTGGGCAGTACTGGCATGTAAGCACCAATACTATTGCTGTAAAAAATACTTTTGAAAGGCGCATTGGTATTTGGCCGGCTGGCTTCGACAAAGATGATGTAATGTGGTGCAATACCGCATTTGGCGATTATCCGCATTATATTCCATCATCAGAAATTAAGACAAATAGTTTTGAAGTAAATAATCAATCTCCGTATTTCACCGGCTGGATGCTGCTAAATTATAACAAGCCGGTTACTGTTTCTTCTACTTTGGGTGGCTATCATGCAAACAATGCAGTAGATGAACTGATGAAAACTTACTGGTGCGCAAATTCAGGCAATGCAGGTGAATGGATACAATCCGATTTGGGAAACATAAGTACCGTAAATGCAATACAAATTAATTATGCCGACCAGGATGTAGCTGCAGATCGCCTGGGCAAATACAATAATCAATATCATCAATACCGCATTTATTCATCACTTGATGGTAAAAAATGGAATTTGCTGGTAGATAAAAGTAAAAACAAAACCGATGTACCGCATGATTATATGGTTGTTGAAAAACCGGTACAGGCAAGGTTTATAAAGCTGGAGAATGTACATATGCCCACAGGAAAATTTGCAATCAGCGGCCTAAGGGTTTTTGGTAATGGCAATGGAAAAAAGCCAGCAAAAGTAGAAGGCTTTATTGTTTTAAGAACCGAAAAAGACAAACGCAGCGCTTTTATTAAATGGAAACCTGCAAATGATGCTTTTGCCTATAACATTTATTACGGAACACATCCCAATAAACTGTACACCTGCATAATGGTACACAACAATAATGAATACTGGATGAAAGCAATGGATTTGAAAAAAGATTATTACTATACCATTGAAGCGGTGAACGAAAATGGCACAAGTGAAAGGATACCTGTGCAAAGGGTAGAATAAAGGTTGCTTTAACATTTCTATTCTTTTTTCATTTTATATTTGAAAGCATGAAGAAATTAGTTTTGACTTTATTGACGATAATGGCAACCCTGCAATTATCGGCGCAGCCATTCATCAGCGATATTCAAAAATTTCGGCAGCAGGATAGTGTAAGCATGCCCGAAAAAATCAAATCCTTTTCATAGGCAGTTCTTCATTTACCCTGTGGAAAGATGTACAAGATTATTTTCCCCGCTATTCCATTTTAAACAGGGCATTTGGTGGCGCCACACTCAACAACCTTATTTATTATGTAAAAGATATTGTTTATCCCTATCAGCCTGGGCAAATTGTAATTTATTGCGGCGAGAACGACTTTGCCGAAAACGATAGCCTTTACCCATCGCAGGTTGCAAAAAGATTTGAGCTTTTATTCATTATCGTTCGCAAAAAATATCCAAAAATTCCAATAGTATATGTAAGCATGAAACCCAGCCCGGCAAGGATAAAACTTATGCCTAAGTTTAAAGTTGCCAATATTATGATTAGGGCTTTTTTAAGAGATAAGCACAATACGGCTTATGTAGATGTGTATCATGCCATGTTAAACAAAGACGGATCGCCCAATGAGTCAATTTTTCTAAACGATAAATTGCACATGAACAAAAAAGGTTATGCTATATGGCAACCGCTGATTTTGCAAAAATTAAAAAAATAAATTTTCCGCTCTTTATAAGTAGATTTACTTTACAGATATTTTCAAATAAATAAATATGCTTTTTACAAAAATGAAGAAAATAAATTTTCCGCTGCTTGCCGTATTGTTTTTAATGAATAATGGAGTATTGGCCCAGGGCAATAACCCATTACAAAAGATGAAGATTTTTATTAATGGCCTTATGAAGAAAATGAATTTGGAAGAAAAAATTGGCCAGCTTAACCTTCCATCCGCAGGAGATATTACCACCGGCCAGGCCAAGAGTTCAAACATTGCCCAAAAAATAAGAGAAGGGAAAGTGGGCGGATTGTTTAATGTAAAATCGGTTGCAAAAATAAAAGAAATACAACGTGTGGCAGTGGAGGAAAGCCGTTTAAAAATACCGTTGATGTTCGGCATGGATGTTATACATGGTTACGAAACGGTGTTTCCAATTCCGTTGGGCCTATCCTGCACCTGGGATTTGCAGGCTATTGAACTAAGTGCAAGAATTGCTGCAATTGAAGCCAGTGCAGATGGCATTAACTGGACCTTTAGCCCAATGGTAGATATTGCCCGTGACCCACGCTGGGGTCGCATTGCAGAAGGCTCCGGTGAAGATCCTTATTTAGGTGCACAAATTGCCAAAGCAATGGTGAAAGGTTACCAGGGAGATTTTTCAGGCAACAGCAACATCATGGCCTGCGTAAAACACTTTGCTTTATATGGCGCTGCCGAAGCCGGCAGAGATTACAACACTACCGATATGAGCCGTGTGAAAATGTTTAACGAATATTTTCCGCCTTACAAAGCTGCAGTAGATGCAGGAGTAGGTACTGTAATGGCTTCTTTTAATGAAGTGGATGGCATTCCGGCTACTGCAAATAAATATTTAATGACCGATGTATTGCGAAAGCTCTGGGGCTTTAAAGGGTTTGTGGTAACAGATTATACCGGTATTAATGAAATGATTGATCATGGCATGGGCAACCTGCAACAGGTATCAGCTCTGGCTTTAAAATCAGGAATAGATATGGATATGGTGGGAGAGGGTTTTTTAACAACGATTGCCCAATCTTTAAAAGAAGGAAAAATTACTTTGACACAAATTGATAATGCCTGCAGGCATATTTTAGAAGCAAAATATATTTTAGGTTTATTTGAAAGCCCGTATAAGTATTGTAACGAACAAAGGGCAAAAACAGAAATTTTTACAGCATCGCACCGTAAGGTTGCCCGGGAAATTGCTGCTCAAAGTTTTGTTTTATTAAAAAACCAGGATGATCTTTTGCCTTTGAAAAAAGGTGGAACAATCGCTGTAATTGGGCCTCTGGCCGATAATAAAAAAAATATGCCGGGTACCTGGAGTGTGGCAGCAAATTTTGATAATTCAATTTCGGTATTAGCAGGTATTAAAGAAGTTGCCGGGGCAGAAGCCAATGTGCTTTACGCCAAAGGCTCTTTTTTAGACGATGACAGCCTTTATGAACAACGTGCCGGTATGTTTGGCAAAGATTTTCCCCGATCTGGAAAAACAAAACAACAACTGCTAGATGAAGCGCTTGCCGTAGCTGCACAGGCCGATGTAATTATTGCCGCCGTTGGCGAAAGCGCCGAAATGAGCGGTGAAAGTAGTAGCCGAACAAATATTGATATTCCACAAGCCCAAAAAGATTTGTTGGGAGCATTATTAAAAACAGGCAAGCCGGTTATTATGGTAATGTTTGCCGGCCGGCCTTTAACCATTAAATGGGAAAGTGAAAATTTACCGGTTATTTTAAATGTATGGTTTGGCGGCAGCGAAGCCGGGTATGCTATAGCTGATGTAATATTTGGCGATGTAAACCCATCGGGTAAACTCACAAGTACTTTTCCGCAAAATATTGGGCAGGTACCTATTTACTATGCCCATAAAAATACCGGCCGCCCGTTGCCCGAAGGTAAATGGTTCGAAAAATTTCGTAGTAATTATTTGGATGTAAGCAATGATCCTTTATATCCTTTTGGATATGGATTAAGCTATACTCAATTTTCTTATTCTGATATAAAATTAAGCAGCAGTAAAATGGCTAAAGGCGGGAGTATTATTGCATCGGTAACCGTTACCAATACCGGGATGATGGAAGGAAAAGAAGTGGTGCAACTTTACTTAAGGGATATAGTGGGCAGTATTTCCAGGCCGGTAAAAGAATTAAAAGGTTTTCAAAAAATAAACTTAAAACCCGGCGAAAGTAAAGAGGTAATCTTTAAAATTACCGAAGAAGAACTGAAGTTTTACAACAGCGACCTTCAGTATGTTTCCGAGCCCGGAGATTTTAAAGTGTTTATTGGCAGCAATAGCCGTGATGTTAAAGAAAATAGTTTTGAATTGACCAATTAAAATTAGCAATTACTTAAAAAGTAATTTATAGGGTATAAAAATAAAATAGTTACCTGCTTCCAGGTAACTAAATATAATAATGATTTCTTTTTTTAACTAAGCTGCTTTTACTGCAATTTTAAAGGCAAGGCTCATGTAACGGAAGCTGTCCGTATTACCATTGTCTTCAAATTTCCATTCCCTTCCTTCGCTTAATGGGGGATTTTTTGCGCTTCCTACGGCTTCTGCAATCCCAATAAATGAGTTATGAGAGGCCAGTTTAAAGCCATAAAACTTTCCTTTACTCAATTGCAAATTGGGAATGTTGAAGCGTATCCATTTGCCGCAATCTGATTGGCTTATAGATACTTTGGCGCTGCCTAATTGTTCGCCCCATTTACGGGTGTCGGCATCGTAATCGTGGATAGTGAGCAAAACTTCAGCAGGTTGGTTTACAAATGTGGGAAGTACTTCAATCCCTTCGAGGCTGCCGCCACTGTTGGCTAAAAAAGTTTGTCCTTTACTGATTTCTTTTTTGTTCCCGGGGTAGCAACCAATCCAGCTAGTGGTGTTGTTTTCGGTTTGCTCTTTTGCATGAGAAGTGTGCATAGCTTGAACTTTACCTGTATTCATTTTAGGTATATTTTTAGGTTTAACAATAAAAATTAACAGGTAGAATTCACATCAGTTCCCTAAAGTTAACTTTAAAAAATACTTATTATTGTGAAAACAATGTTATTGTTTTCTATAAAGTTTCAAAAGAATTATTTATATTCTCCAAAAACACTACGCAGGATATTGGCAACTTCTCCAAGCGTACAATAATTTTCAACGGCGCTTATGACTGCAGGCATAAGATTGCGGTTACTTTGGGCGCATTCCTTAATTTGGGCCAGGCAACCTGCTGCTTTTGTATTGTCTCTTTTTTGAATTAGGTTTTCCAGTTTTAGGGTTTGGATTTTTTGTATGCTACTGTCTATTTTAAAAAGCGGCGCCTGGTGCGTTTCCTCCAATTGAAATTTATTTACCCCAACAATTATTTGTTCACCGTTTTCAACTTTAGTTTGATAGCTATATGCGCTTGCGGCTATTTCGTTCTGTATAAAACCTTGTTCAATGGCGCTTACGCTTCCGCCCAATATATCAATTTTATTTATGAGTTGCCATGCGGCTTTTTCCACTTCACTGGTGAGTGATTCTATAAAATAACTTCCGGCAAGGGGATCAACCGTATCGGGAGCGCCACTTTCAAATGCCACAATTTGTTGGGTACGCAGCGCAATTGTAGCGGCTTCTTCGGTGGGCAGGCTTAGGGCTTCATCGTAGCCATTGGTGTGCAATGATTGTGTGCCGCCTAATACGGCAGACAAGGTTTGCAAGGTAACACGGCTTATGTTATTGAGTGGTTGCTGTGCTGTTAAGGTGCTTCCGCCGGTTTGGGTATGAAAGCGCAACATCATGGCTTTTTCATCGGTAGCGCCAAGCTCTTTCATAATTTTGGCCCACATTTTTCTTGCTGCCCTAAATTTGGCCACTTCTTCAAATAAATTATTATGGGCATTAAAAAAGAACGATAGCCTTTTGCCAAAAACATTTATGTCGAGCCCTTTTTCCTGCGCTGCTTTTACGTAGGCTTTGCCATTGCTTAAGGTAAAAGCTATTTCCTGCACGGCGGTGCTGCCTGCTTCCCTTATATGGTATCCCGATATGGAAATGCTGTTCCACTTAGGCAGGTTTTCACTGCACCATTCAAATATATCGGTGATGATCCTCATAGATGGTTTAGGCGGATAAATATAAGTTCCCCTGGCAGCGTATTCTTTTAAAATATCGTTTTGAATGGTTCCTGAAATTTTATTTAAATCTGCCCCTTGCTTTTTGGCTAAGGCAACATAAAACGCCAGTAAAATAAAGCCTGTGGCATTTATGGTCATTGAGGTAGAAACATTTTCCAGGTTGATGCCTTTAAACAGCCGCTCCATATCTTCAATGCTATTTATAGAAACACCCACCTTGCCTACTTCTCCATCGGCCAGTGGATGGTTGCAATCATAACCAATTTGTGTGGGCAGATCAAAGGCTACACTTAAGCCACTTACGCCCTGGCCCAGCAGGTAATGATAGCGCTTATTGCTTTCTTCGGCGGTAGAAAACCCGGCATATTGCCGCATGGTCCACAGTTTTCCCCTGTACATTGATGATTGCACACCACGGGTAAACGGAAATTTTCCTGGAAGCGATTGGTCAGCAATTTCATCTGCATCTTGCCTGCTGTACAATTCTTTTATTTCAATATCTGAAGAAGTGCTGATTTTTTTGCTGTGCATGGTAAAGGGTTTAATCCGTTAATTTTTGGGCTTCAAACCTCAGGGCATCTATTACAATATTATTTAACTGGGCATTTTCCTGTAAGCTGTATTCAATAATTCTTTTGCTTAAATCCATAGCTGTAGCATTGTGTGGGAGTGGTGCTGCAAGTTGGTTGATGATGTAAATATTCTGGTCTTTAAGCCTGGTTACAGCGCCCCAAATTTCGGGGTTTACATAAATCTGTTGCGTGGCATTATACTCATGTTCACTTTTTATGGTTTCTACAAGGGTTTGTTGCATTAATGTAGCGCTCATATTGCTATTATGGGAACGGTTAACGAGATTTTGCAGGCCAATCCTTTCGGCAAATAAAGTGAGCCTTTCCAGCGCCTGCAGTTTTAAACGTGTACCTTCATCGTTGATCTCCATTTTTTCGCTTATTTTTTCCTTTAATTTCCTGATTTCTATAAATAATAATATTTGAATAATTATCATAATTACAAACCCAATAAGGTTATAGGAATCGAAAAAAGATTGCAGTAAATGCATTTAAAAAATTTAGGCTACAAAAATAACCATCCTAAAGTATAAATTTCTTATTTAGCAAACTTTAGCTTGCAGGTTGCCTCTTTTTAAATGTAATTTTGTGGTATAAATGCATATTTATGAGTATTTCTATTGAAACACCGGTGAAATTTACCCAGGGTGCCATTACAGAAGCCAAACGGTTAATGAATGAACCAGGATTTGACGTAGAAAAAAAACTTCGCCTTGGCGTAAAAGGCGGTGGATGCAGTGGCATGACTTACCTGCTGAGTTTTGAAAAACCTGCATCTAACGATAGCCATTTTGATATTGAAGGCCTGCCTTGCATTATGGATAAAAGCCACAGTATTTATCTTATAGGTATGGAAATTGATTTTCAGGATGGATTGAATTCCCGTGGTTTTACATTTAACAATCCCAATGCCAGCAGTACTTGTGGTTGCGGAACCAGTTTTGCAGTGTAAATTTATAGAGGCTTAAATTCAGGGTTGCCGTACATTTTTTTATTGAAGAGGTAATATTTCCCGTTTTTATAATTTTTCCAATAACGCTTCCCTTCCAGGTCGTAATAAAGCCGCCCATCTGCAGATTTTTTTGCCACTTGATCATTTACCGAAATTATTTTTGGGACAGGTGTAGCAATTTTTTTTGCAATGGGTGCAGTGCTACCTGTTTTTTCTGAGTTTGATGGTGTGATTTTTTTACTGCAACCAATTAGAATAACTAAAAATAAAAAGAAGAAAAAACGAGTATTGCGGATATGCATGGATATTGTTTTCCTAAATCCTGCAATAATGCTACCAAAATTTATCTATCAAGCATTGCTGCCAGGGATAGGAGCTCTTCCATTTTATAATGATTGCGTTCATTATCAAAGCATTTTGCCAGTTCTTCCAGTAAATACTGAACAATTTTTTTGCTATTCATGGGTTTAAAGTAAGATACCGCAGGATGAACTGAGAGCTTATTAAAATAATTTTCGATGTCTTTGTGCGAATACATTTGGCCGTTTACTGCGTCAATAAAAAATTTAATGTGTTCCGTGCCCTGGCTTTTGGCAGTGTAAGGGTCAGATGTATTGTCGAAGTATGCCAAAATAAACTGGCGGGGTAAATGAATTGCTTTCACCGGAATATCGAGTAATTCACAAAGAATGAGGTATAGGATACCATTGCCAATAGCATTTCCTTTTTTTGATTCCACAACTTTATTTAGTAAAAAAAGGTCGGCATTGTCATAGCTCAACTCTGTGCCTTTTTGCTTATAATAATTATATAAAATACTGTTTACAACGTTTATTTTTTCTATGGAAGTAAGATAGCTGTTTAATTCCAGCCAGGTATTGCGGCGAATTTTCTCTATTTCCTGCAGGAGAGATATGGCCTGCATTTCTGGATAATTATAACGGGCAACAATTAATGCGCCGTTAATAAGGCTGCCATCTTCATCTTTCCACTTAATAAACTCCTGGGTAAGGTCCCTAAAGTGTACACGGTGTATGAGCATTTCTATCCGCTCCTGCGTTTGCTCATCTTCTATTTTTTCCCAAAGCTGTTCCAGTTGCGGAATAATATCTTTTCCAAACGAAAGTATTTTTTCGCTTACGGTTCCATAAACGTATTCGTCGGGGTCGTCTATTAAACGAAAAAGCGCTGATATTTCTTTGTCCTGGCTCAAGAGATATTTATTTTTCAATTACGACTTAAATATCGGGCAGAAGAAGGATTGTGCTTTGTTAAAATTATAAACATACGGGGATAACTGCAAGAAGAAGGGCAGGAAAAATTACAAGAAAAGAGAAAAATTATTGTGAAGCGGCCTTTTTAAGTAAAACATTATGGAGTTCCAATACCTGTGGTATCAATAATTGTTGTTCGTCATTAAATATTATATAGTCGCATCGTTTCATTTTTTCATCTTCGGGCATTTGTTTATTCATGCGCTCTAGTACTTTTTTGGCAGGTATTTTATCTCTTTTCATTACCCTTGTAAGCCTTAATTTAAAAGGCGCCGATACGCCAATTACGGCATCCAGTTGTTTGTTGGACTCACTTTCAAAAAGAATTGCAGCTTCTTTTATAGTATAGTGTGTTTTTTGCTGCAGCATCCATTTTTCCGCATCGGCAATAGTGGCCGGGTGTACCAGGGAATTGAGCAAGGCCAATTTATTAGCATCGTTAAACACAATGCCCGAAAGTATTTTGCGGTTTAAAGTTCCCGACGCATATACTTCTTTTCCAAAATGATGAAGAATACTATTTTTTAAGGATTCATCTTCATTCATTAATTGCTTTGCCCTTTCATCGGCATAATACACGGGTACTGCAAGTAGTTCAAAAATTTTGGATACCGTGGTTTTACCAGCGCCAATACCCGATGTGATACCAATTTTAAGCAAGAGTTTATATTTTTAATAAAAAGAGTAACCTGCAAATTTAACGGTTACCCAAAGAATAAATAACACAATAAAATAGAGGCAATAATGCCTGCAAGATCGGCCAGCAACATTGCAGTAACTGCATAGCGGGTGTTTTTAATAGCAACCGACCCAAAGTACACGGCAATTACATAAAAAGTGGTATCTGAGGAACCCTGTAAAATACAAGCCAGCCTGCCTGCAAATGAATCGGCGCCAAAGGTTTTCATGGTATCAATCATCATTCCTCTTGCGCCGCTGCCGCTCATGGGTTTTATAAGTGCAGTAGGTAAGCCATCTATAAAGCGGGTGTCGGTTCCCATTGCAGCAAATAAAGATTTCATACCATTAATTACCACATCAAAAACTCCGCTGGTGCGCAACATGCTTATGGCTACCAGCATGCCCACTATATAAGGAATTATTTTTATAGCGGTTTCAAACCCGCCTTTGGCGCCTTCGGCAAACGAATCGAACACATCAATTTTTTTATATACGCCACCAATTACAATAGCCACAAAAATAAAAAGGATGATGCCATTGCTCAATATAGAGGAAAACCGCTGCGCCTCTGATGAATGCAGTTGATGCACATATATTACCAGCAAACCTATGAGTAGCGATAAGCCGCCTACCCACGTTAATATTACCGGTTGTACAAGATTTATTTTTTGTTTTAAGGAAACAATAATAAGCGCCGCCATTGTTGCAACAAAAGTGGCAATCATGCAGGGAATAAAAATATCGGTGGCATTTTGTGCACCCAGGCCGCTACGCCAGGCTATAATGGTTACGGGTATTAAAGTGAGGCCCGATGCATGTAAAGCCAGGAACATAATTTGTGCATTGGAGGCCACTGCTTTGTTTGGGTTCAACTCCTGCAGGCTTTCCATGGCTTTGAGCCCAAATGGCGTTGCCGCATTATCTAAATTTAAAAGGTTAGCCGAAAAATTCATCATCATGTGCCCGGTTGCTGGGTGACCACTGGGCACGTCGGGAAATATTTTGGAGAAAAAGGCCCAATTAATCTCGATAAAAACCTTATTCCGCCTGCTTTTTCGGCTATATTTAAAAAACCCATAAATAGAGCAAGAATGCCAATAAGCGGAAAAATAATTTCCAGTACGGCATTTTTAGCCGTTTCAATAATGCCATCAACCTTGCGTACTAATTTTTTTTGTACTTCAAGGTAACTGTAAGTTTCCAGCGAAGGTTTTATGTTTTTGAAAAAAGTTACCGAATCAGCATGGCTGCCATCATGAAGCAATACCGTGGCTTTGGTAATTTCGGAAGTTTTATAATAGCCGTATTCACTCAAAAAAATGCCATAATTGCTGTTGAGTTTTAAATTTTCCGGCGAACCTATACCTGCATAAAATGTACTGTCGTATTTATCGGAAGATTTTCCGGAAACCATCCGGTTAAATATTTTATTATCACCGCCAATCATCTTAATGCTGGCAACAATAATGGCAATAATAACAAATGCGCTCCATATTCTGCTTAAAACCATAAAAAACAAATAAGAAGTTGAAAATACTAAAATCTATTTGATTGAAACGGATAGCAGAAAAAATAAAAAAGCACAGCGGTATAAATTTCAGCAGAAAACCCGGTTCAGGGTTTCTTTTTTACTTCTTTTGCCCAGGTATCTTTTAAGGTTGTGGTACGGTTAAAAACTAATTTTTCCGTGGTAGCATCTTTGTCAACACAAAAATATCCTTTTCTCAAAAACTGGAAACGGTCCTGAGGTAAAGCATTTTTTAAAGAAGGCTCAATAAATGCCTGTACTACTTTTAATGAATCCGGATTTATATAATCTTTAAAATCACCTTCTTCAGAAGAAGGGTCTTCTACTTTAAACAGTCGGTCGTACAGCCTTACTTCTGCCTGCAGTGCATGCGCCGCACTTACCCAATGAATAGTGCCTTTTACCTGCAATCCACTGCTATCGCTGCCGCTTTTGCTTTCGGGAAAATAGGTGCAATTGAGTTGTGTAATATTTCCGTTGGCATCTTTTTCAAAGCTGTTGCATTTAACTATGTATGCGCTTTTTAACCGTACCATTGCCCCGGGCGCCAGGCGAAACCATTTTTTTGCAGGCAGTTCCATAAAATCTTCCTGCTCTACCCACAGTTCTCTGCTAAAGGGTACACTGCGGCTACCTGCTGTTTCTTCGGGACCGTTTTCACTTAAAAATTCTTCGGTTTTACCATCTTTATAATTTGTTATTACCAGTTTTAAAGGTTCTAAAACAGCCATAGCTCTTTTTGCAGAAACATTCAGGTGCTCCCGAAGGTAAAATTCCAAAAGCCCGATATCTACCATATTTTCTCTTTTGGCAATGCCAATGGCT contains:
- a CDS encoding methylmalonyl-CoA mutase; its protein translation is MHSKKISTSSDIEIKELYSRQDADEIADQSLPGKFPFTRGVQSSMYRGKLWTMRQYAGFSTAEESNKRYHYLLGQGVSGLSVAFDLPTQIGYDCNHPLADGEVGKVGVSINSIEDMERLFKGINLENVSTSMTINATGFILLAFYVALAKKQGADLNKISGTIQNDILKEYAARGTYIYPPKPSMRIITDIFEWCSENLPKWNSISISGYHIREAGSTAVQEIAFTLSNGKAYVKAAQEKGLDINVFGKRLSFFFNAHNNLFEEVAKFRAARKMWAKIMKELGATDEKAMMLRFHTQTGGSTLTAQQPLNNISRVTLQTLSAVLGGTQSLHTNGYDEALSLPTEEAATIALRTQQIVAFESGAPDTVDPLAGSYFIESLTSEVEKAAWQLINKIDILGGSVSAIEQGFIQNEIAASAYSYQTKVENGEQIIVGVNKFQLEETHQAPLFKIDSSIQKIQTLKLENLIQKRDNTKAAGCLAQIKECAQSNRNLMPAVISAVENYCTLGEVANILRSVFGEYK
- a CDS encoding dephospho-CoA kinase encodes the protein MLKIGITSGIGAGKTTVSKIFELLAVPVYYADERAKQLMNEDESLKNSILHHFGKEVYASGTLNRKILSGIVFNDANKLALLNSLVHPATIADAEKWMLQQKTHYTIKEAAILFESESNKQLDAVIGVSAPFKLRLTRVMKRDKIPAKKVLERMNKQMPEDEKMKRCDYIIFNDEQQLLIPQVLELHNVLLKKAASQ
- the bglX gene encoding beta-glucosidase BglX, whose product is MKKINFPLLAVLFLMNNGVLAQGNNPLQKMKIFINGLMKKMNLEEKIGQLNLPSAGDITTGQAKSSNIAQKIREGKVGGLFNVKSVAKIKEIQRVAVEESRLKIPLMFGMDVIHGYETVFPIPLGLSCTWDLQAIELSARIAAIEASADGINWTFSPMVDIARDPRWGRIAEGSGEDPYLGAQIAKAMVKGYQGDFSGNSNIMACVKHFALYGAAEAGRDYNTTDMSRVKMFNEYFPPYKAAVDAGVGTVMASFNEVDGIPATANKYLMTDVLRKLWGFKGFVVTDYTGINEMIDHGMGNLQQVSALALKSGIDMDMVGEGFLTTIAQSLKEGKITLTQIDNACRHILEAKYILGLFESPYKYCNEQRAKTEIFTASHRKVAREIAAQSFVLLKNQDDLLPLKKGGTIAVIGPLADNKKNMPGTWSVAANFDNSISVLAGIKEVAGAEANVLYAKGSFLDDDSLYEQRAGMFGKDFPRSGKTKQQLLDEALAVAAQADVIIAAVGESAEMSGESSSRTNIDIPQAQKDLLGALLKTGKPVIMVMFAGRPLTIKWESENLPVILNVWFGGSEAGYAIADVIFGDVNPSGKLTSTFPQNIGQVPIYYAHKNTGRPLPEGKWFEKFRSNYLDVSNDPLYPFGYGLSYTQFSYSDIKLSSSKMAKGGSIIASVTVTNTGMMEGKEVVQLYLRDIVGSISRPVKELKGFQKINLKPGESKEVIFKITEEELKFYNSDLQYVSEPGDFKVFIGSNSRDVKENSFELTN
- a CDS encoding iron-sulfur cluster assembly accessory protein yields the protein MSISIETPVKFTQGAITEAKRLMNEPGFDVEKKLRLGVKGGGCSGMTYLLSFEKPASNDSHFDIEGLPCIMDKSHSIYLIGMEIDFQDGLNSRGFTFNNPNASSTCGCGTSFAV
- a CDS encoding discoidin domain-containing protein produces the protein MKKFSAIIICFAFFNATAQLKTYCNPVNIDYGYTPIPNFAQWGNHRATADPVIVNYKGDYYLFSTNQWGYWWSNDMLNWEFISRRFLRPWNTGTYDELCAPAVGIIGDTIIVMGSTYKSNFSIWMSTNPKANEWKPLVDSFEIGGWDPAFFTDDDGRLYMYNGSSNRYPTMGIELNRKTMKPIGTRAPMYLLQKWRYGWQRFGEHMDNTFLDPFIEGAWMTKHNGKYYFQYGAPGTEFSGYADGVVVSSGPIMDGSETTPQSDPLSIKLGGFARGAGHGATFADNFGQYWHVSTNTIAVKNTFERRIGIWPAGFDKDDVMWCNTAFGDYPHYIPSSEIKTNSFEVNNQSPYFTGWMLLNYNKPVTVSSTLGGYHANNAVDELMKTYWCANSGNAGEWIQSDLGNISTVNAIQINYADQDVAADRLGKYNNQYHQYRIYSSLDGKKWNLLVDKSKNKTDVPHDYMVVEKPVQARFIKLENVHMPTGKFAISGLRVFGNGNGKKPAKVEGFIVLRTEKDKRSAFIKWKPANDAFAYNIYYGTHPNKLYTCIMVHNNNEYWMKAMDLKKDYYYTIEAVNENGTSERIPVQRVE
- a CDS encoding G-D-S-L family lipolytic protein gives rise to the protein MLFIGSSSFTLWKDVQDYFPRYSILNRAFGGATLNNLIYYVKDIVYPYQPGQIVIYCGENDFAENDSLYPSQVAKRFELLFIIVRKKYPKIPIVYVSMKPSPARIKLMPKFKVANIMIRAFLRDKHNTAYVDVYHAMLNKDGSPNESIFLNDKLHMNKKGYAIWQPLILQKLKK